DNA sequence from the Sphingomonas sp. genome:
TCGGCAGGCGTCCCTCGGCATGGACGGCGGCGATCTCGCGCCTGGCATCTCCGGCCCAATCGGCGGCGGAGCAGGTCTCCGCGCCGCTGCGATAGCCGTAGAGGCGATGCGGGGCGCGGCATTCGTCATCTTTCGATGGCCTGGCCGAAACGACTCGCAATTCCTTGTAAACCTGAGCGCTATCGGCGTTGATGATCGCCCCACCCGTCGCTTCGGCAAAGGCTAGGGCAAGCGCCGACTTGCCGCTGGCGGTCGGGCCTGCGATGAGCGCGAGCGGCGGCTTTCCAGAGGACCCCATGTTCATCGCGACCCTGATAGCAAAGGAGCGGCTGATGCGCGGCGATATTTCGGCCGCCCAGGACGCCGTGGGGGAGGTGCGTGGTTTTGCGTGGCTCGACGAGGGCCAGGCGGGGGATCTCGCGTTCGGCGGCGATCCCGGCGCGGCGCGGCGGGCGCTGGAGGGGCTGATCGGGGGCGTGGACGTGATCGTCCAGCCCGCCGCCCGGCGCCGCAAGCGGCTGATCGTCGCCGACATGGATTCGACGATGATCACCGTCGAGTGCATCGACGAGCTGGCCGATTATGCAGGGCTGAAGGCCGAGGTCGCCGAAGTGACCGAGCGGGCGATGCGCGGCGAGCTGGATTTCGCGGCGGCGCTGGACGCGCGGGTGGCGCTGCTCAAGGGGATGGACGCGGCGGTGATCGACCGCTGCCGGACCGAGCGGGTGCGGCTGATGCCCGGCGCGCGGACTTTGGTGCGGACGATGAAAGCCAATGGGGCGCATGCGCTGCTTGTCTCCGGCGGCTTCACCCGCTTCGCCGGGCCGGTGGCGGAAGAAATCGGTTTCGACGAGGCCATCGCCAATGTGCTGGAGATCGACGGGGATCGGCTGGCGGGGACGGTGACCCGCCCGATCGTCGGCGCGGCGGCGAAGCGCGAGGCGCTGATCGGGACGGCGGTCAGGCTCGGCCTCGCGCCGGAAGAGAGTCTGGCGGTCGGCGACGGGGCCAACGACATTCCGATGATCGAGGCGGCGGGGCTGGGCGTCGCCTATCGCGCGAAGCCAGTGGTGGCGGCGGCGGCGGATGCGCGGATCGAAGCGAACGACCTCACCGCCCTGCTCTACACGCAGGGCTATGCCCGCAAGGATTGGGTGGAGGGTTAGCCCGGCCGGCTCATGTCGGCGGCGATGGCGGCCAAGGCGAAGGCGACGGAGCGTTCGCCATAGTCGAAACCGAGCGCGACGCCGTCATCGCCGACGGCGCGGACCCGGGCGGCGATCGTGCCGGCGTCGGGATGCCTGAGCTCCACGGTGACGCCGATCAGCGGGCGGGCGGAGGTTTCCAGCGTGGCGCCGGTCGCGGTGATCTCGCGCAGCGCCGCCGGCGCGGCCTGATCGGCGACCAGCACGCACATCCGCCGCCGCCGCCAGCGCGACGCCATGCCCCTGCGATCGTCGAGATCGACTGCCTGCCCCATCTTCCCGTCCCTTGTTCTTGAAGGACGGTCATAACGGGGCCGCGCAAAGAAACGGTTAAACGACCTCCTACGGCGCGACCGGGAAGCAGGCCTGGCGCGCGGCGGCGCAGGCGCGGGTCGCGGCGGCACGATCGGCGAGCGGGCCGGCCTGGAGCCGGAAGACGGCGCCAGCGCGCACGATTTGCGGCTGAAGGCCGGGCAGGCGTCCGACAATGCCACTCCACGCGGCACGGGCATTGGCCTCGCTGGCGAACGCGCCGAGCTGGATGCGCCAGCGGCCGCCGGCGCTCGCCAGCGTCGCGCCAGGCGCGGGCGGACGCGCCACGGGCGCTCCAGGGCGGGGCGCAGGCGGTGCCGGCTCCGGCGGATTGGCGGCAGCCGAAGGCGGCAGCGCGGTCGGCGCGACGCTCGGCTGCCGCGCGGGCGGCGGCGGCACGGCTTCGGCCAGGGCGACGGCGGGCGGCGATGCCTGGCGCGCCATCGCTTCGGCCATCTCCCGGCCGCGCGCGACATCCTCCGACGCGATGTGCCGCTCCATCTCGACGAGCTGGGTGACGGCGGGGGCGAGGCCCTGGGCGGCGGCGCGGCTCATCATCGCATAGGCGCGCACCCAGTCGCGCGGGGCGAGATCGCCGTTGAAGAGCGCGGTGCCGTAGACATATTGCGCGCGCGGATCGCCGGCCTCGGCGCCGCGCTGGATGAACGGCATCGCCTCGGTGCGGCGGCCATTCTGGAACAGGATCACGCCGTACATGGCCTGCGCCTCCATATGGCCGGAGCGCGCGGCGCGCTCATACCATTGCTCGGCGAGGGTCAGATTTTGCGGCACGCCCCGGCCAAGCCGATAGGCATGGCCCAGATTGAACTGCGCATCGGCATCGCCGCGATCGGCCAGCGGGCGCCAGTTGCGCACCGCCGTGTCATAGTCGCCGGCCTGCCAGGCCGTGAAGCCGGCCTCGACGCTGGGGCCGACAAGGCCCTGTTGCGCGGCCAGGGGCGCGGCGAGCGCCATGGCGGCCACGATGGACAGGCTCGCTCGGCCGAAACGGATCGTCATTGTTCATCTCCACCGGACAACGGCTTCGCTCTAGCGGCGAATGTTTAATGGCGCTTTAGCATCGAAATCAGCGGTTTGCCTATGCGTCGACGCATCCGGAACGGTGCCGAACCCTGCCACGATGTTAACCGGATTTTAGCTTCGACGGCGCAAACCCGGCCTCCACGTGGGGAACCATCAAGGGATAATTGCATGCGCGTTCTGGCTCTTTCCTCGCAGAAGGGCGGATCGGGTAAGACCACCCTTTCCGGCCATCTCGCCGTCCAGGCGCAGCGCGCCGGCTACGGCCCCGTCTGCCTGATCGACATCGACCCGCAAGGCTCGCTCGCCGACTGGTGGAACGAACGCGAGGACGACATGCCCGCCTTCGCCCAGACCACGGTGGCGCGTCTCGGCGCGGACCTCGAGGTGCTGCGCCAGCAGGGCTTCCGCCTCGCCGTGGTTGATACCCCGCCTGCGATCACGATGGCGATCCAGAGCGTCATCCAGGTCGCCGAGCTGGTTGTCATTCCGACCAGGCCCTCCCCGCACGACCTGCGCGCTGTCGGCGCCACGGTCGATCTGTGCGAGCGCGCCGGCAAGCCGCTCATCTTTGTCGTCAACGCGGCGACGCCCAAGGCGAAGATCACCTTCGAGGCGGCGATTGCGCTGTCGCAGCACGGCACGGTCGCCCCGGTCACGCTCCACCACCGCACCGATTTCGCCGCCTCGATGATCGACGGCCGCACCGTGATGGAGGTCGATCCGAACGGCAAATCGGCCCGCGAGGTGGTCGAGCTCTGGGACTATGTCGCCGACCGGCTCGAGAAGAATTTCCGCCGGACCGTCTTTTCCGCGCCCGGCGGCCCGGTGCCGCATCCGGCCGCACAACGTCCCGCGCCCGGCTTCGGCCGCCGCGTGATGGGCCAGTGACGGAGGGCGCGCACATGAACGAAGCTCGCCCCTACGCCTCGCTCTCCTCGGGGCTGCTGGCCCGCAAGGGCGCCGCCAAGCCGGCGATGCGTCCGCAAGGCTATACCGGTTTCGAGGATCTCGGCTGGAACGACATGGGTCCGGCCGAGGCGCAGGTCGCCGATTTCGGCCCGGAACATGTGCCGAGCTCGATCTCGGCGCTGACTCCGTTGCCCAAGGGCGATGAGCCCGCGGTCGCCGCGCAGCAGCGCGCCATCGCCGAGCATTTCGACGCCGAGGACGATGCCGGATTTGCCGAGGTGGAAGCGCCCGTCGCGCCCGCGCCGCGCAAGGCCAAGGTGCTGGCGCTGCCCAAGCGACCCGCCGTGGCTCCCGCCGGCAAGAAGGCCGCCTTCACGCTTCGCCTCGATGCGGAGCGCCATCTCAAGCTGCGGCTCGCCTGCGCGGTCACCGGCCGTTCGGCGCAGCAGCTCGTCATCGGCGCGCTCGACGACTTTCTGGCCTCGCTGCCGGAAGTCGATGCGCTCGCCGGGCAGGTTCCCGCCAAAGCCAAGCGCAACTGACGTAACCGGAAGGATCGACGCGATGAGCAGGATCGCCTTCAAGATCGCCGCCTCGACGATGATCGTCAGCCTGACGATGACCTCCGGCACGGCCCTGTCCGGCCAGATACGTGGCCGTCCGGCCAGCGCGCCGGCCGACCGCGAGGCCGCCCGCGCCCATGAGCAAGGCGCCCGCGCGCTGCGCGAGAACCGGCTCGAGGACGCGCGCGAGGCGCTGGAGCGGGCAGTCGCCGCCGCGCCGCGCGACGCCGGCTATCGCCTGCTGCTCGCCGACATCTACCTCAAGGCCGGCCGCTTCGATTCGGCCCGCGCGACCTATGCCGACGTGCTGGAGCTCGATCCGTCGAACCGGCGCGCGGGGATGAGCTTCGCGCTGACCCAGATCGCTCTCGGCCGTCCCGCCGCCGCAGTGGCGCAGCTCGACCATCTCGGCGGCATCGCCTCCGACGCCGATCGCGGCCTCGCTTATGCGCTGGCCGGCCATCCCGAGCGCGGCCTCGCTTTGCTCGAGCCGCTGGCGCGCAGCCAGATGGCGACGCCCCGCGCGCGCCAGAATCTGGCGCTGGCGCATGCCCTGGCCGGCGACTGGCGCCGCGCCCGCGCGATCGCCGCGCAGGACATTTCGCCCGCCGACGTCGAGGCGCGGATGACGCAATGGGCGGCGCTCGCCCGGCCCGATGCGGGCATGACCCGGATCGCCGGCCTGCTCGGCGTCACCCCGGTCGCGTCCGATCCGGGCCAGCCGGTCCGGCTCGCTCTGTCCCGCCTGGCACCGGCGCCCGTGCAGGTCGCCGAAGCGGCGCCCGTCGTCGCGCCGCTGGTCAATCCGGGCGCCGCGCCCCGCCAGGTGATCGCGCTCGCGCCCGCCGCGCCGGCCTATCCTCAGGCGCCGGCCCCGGCCGCCAGTGGCGATTCCGACTGGGGCCTGCCCGCCGAAGCCCCCGTCCGGGTGGCCGAAGCGCCCTCCTATTATCTGCCCGTGCCGCAGCCGGAACCCGAAGCGCCGAGCGCCCGCGAGGTCCGGCAGGCGCTGGCCGTCCAGACGCTGAACCGGCCGAGCCCGGCAGTCGTGCCGGCCGCCGCCGTCTCCTTGCCGCCCGCGCCCCGCTTCAACCGCGCCGCGCCGCGCGTCGCGCAGGTCCGCGCCGGCGACAGCCGCTATGTCGTCCAGCTCGGCGCCTTCTCGAACGAGGCCAATGCCGAGCGCGCCTGGGTGGAGACGCAGGGCCGCCATGGCCTGACCCCCTACGCGCCGCTCACCGTCACGATCGACCACCAGGGCCGCACCCTGCACCGCGTCGCCGTCGCCGGCTTCGCGAGCGAGGCCGATGCGCGCCGCCTGTGCGGATCGATCCAGGCGCAGGGCGGCGAATGCTTCGTGCGCGAAAATGCCGGCGACGCCGCGATCCGCTGGGCCGCCCGCTACGCCAGCGAGACAACGCGCAACGCCTGAGCTTTCGGGAGCCTCAACCCTCCCTCTGGAAGGGCGGCCGGCGGCCAAGGCCGGCCGCCCTTTTTCATGGCGGCGATTCGCGATTTGGCGGCGAGAGGCGAAAGCGAAGGATTCGCCGCCAAACCACCCCGATTCGGCGCGCGGAAGTTGACGAAGTTGACGCCACGTGCGGGGGCATCGCCCCCAGCCCGGCGGGCCGAAGGGCTCCAAAGAGCCGCTCCGGCGCGAAAGGGCGACAGACTCGGGCATGCCGGGAGAGTGACAGAGCTTTTCCTACATTGGAAGCGGATGCCGAGGCGTCTTTTTTCGATCCATTGCGAACATTGCCGGCACATGCAATTTTCGGATGATGAAGCATTCGGCGCGCGCGGTCATGGTGCTTGCTTGCTTGCTCTGCTCGACCACGGCCGGGTCCGTGTTGGCTGGGCAGCAAACAGTTCGCGTTCCTGTTGCTCCGCCGCGCCTCGTCATCGTGCAAGAAGGCGAGCGGGAACCGAACTGGAGGGAGACACCGGTTGCTCCGCCGAACGAGATCATATTGGCCGATCCTGACGGAAACGGGATGCTGGGAGTGTCACCGTCGGATGGCATTCATGAGGCCGCTGAAGCTCTCGCCGCAGCGCTGCCCCCGGACTATCTCGCCAAGCTGATGCAAGACCATGGATATGAGCCGCGCCGCTCGACCGATTCGGACGATGCCAGCGAACGGGACGATCTGCGGCAAAGCGATCTGGCCGACTACCTGTTTGACGTATGGGTATTCCGCGCGCCCCACAGCCGACTGGCTCGGGAGTTTAGCTGTCTCAGTCCGGGTGAGCGCGGCATTACCCCATTCCTGGCGCTTCTGACCGGGCGTCTGTTCTACGTTAATGATGGCGCTTACCTCAGGGTCTCACCGGGGCGGGCGACGTCGCTTCCCCATGCCGCTTACATCGCCGCCAACGTCGCGACCCACGCATGTCAGCGGCTTGTCGAGGAAGCGCGATAGACCGCGACCCGATAGACGTGCTCGTGAATGTGCAACGTCGGCTTTCCACGCATAACGGACATCCCGCCTTGCCGGTTGCCCGGCTTGCCACCATCCCGGCGCCAAACTATCCCCGGTCTCCTTAGCCCCGGGTTCCGGTCCCGCGGACATCACCAGCGAAGACCCATTGTTGCAGCCGAGGCCCGTTCCAGTTCCGTCCTTCGTCCAGCGGATTCGCGCCGATGGCCGGCAGCGCGCGATCGGCGTCGGCCTGACCCTGCTGATCCAGCTCCTGCTCCTGTTCGTGCTGCTGTCGCTGGGCACGGTGCGGCTGCCCGGGGCAGACGATCAGCCCAACGTGGTCAGCCTGCGGGTCGAGGAGGTCAGGGAAGACGAGGACGAGGACGAGCCTCCGAGTCCGGAAGAAGAACAACAAGCGGAGGAGCGACCCGAGACACCGCGGCCGGAGCCCGAGGAGGCGCCGCCGCCGCAGCCCGCCGAACCGGTGGCCGCGCCCGTGCCGCCGCCCGTCGTGCCGCCGCTTCCGCAACCGTCCCCGTCGACCGCCCCGCCGCGCGCAAGCCCGCCCGCGCAGCCCCGGCCGGTCTACGGGCCACCGGACACGCGCAGCGCCGCCTCTCGCGACACGGAGCGGGTCGGCACGGCGCCCAATGGCGAACCGCTTTACGCGGCGGCCTGGTATCGCGAGCCGAGCGACGAGATGCTGCGGGGCTATCTGTCCACCGCCTACGGCCCGGGCTGGGGGCTGATCGCGTGCCGCACAGCGCCGGATTATCGCGTGGAGGACTGCGTCGGGCTCGACGAATATCCGAACGGTTCGCAGATCAACCGCGCGGTGCTCGCCGCGGCATGGGAATTCCGGGTGCGGCCGCCGCGGCGGGGCGGACGGTCACTGGTGGGCGCCTGGGTCAGGATCCGGATCGATTACGGCATCGAGCGGCGCTAGAATCCGGCCTACCGCGCATTGATGTCCGATCTACACCTCCCTCTCTCTCGAGGGAGAAGGATTGGAGTGTGGGCGATGGGGCCTGACGCCGCGCCTAGCCCCGCCGCTCCCTGGTCAACAGATCGAGGCAGGCCATGCGGATCGCGACGCCGAGCTCGACCTGGGCGAGGATGAGTGAGCGTTCGGGATCGTCCGCAACCTCGCCGTCGATCTCGACGCCGCGGTTCATCGGGCCGGGATGCATCACGACGGCATGGGGTGCGGCGCGGGCGAGGCGGGCACGGGTGAGACCGTAACGGGCGTGATAATCGCCGAGCGCGTCGGCAAGGCCCTCCTCCAGCCGCTCGCGCTGGATGCGCAGCATCATCACCACGTCGGCGCCCTCCAGCGCGGCGTCGAAATCGGTCGTGGCCGCGATGCCGGGCGGCAGCGTGGCAGGCAGCAGGGCGGCGGGCCCGGCGACCGTCACTTCGGCGCCGAGCAGGGGCAGCGCGCGCAGGTTCGATCCGGCGACGCGGCTGTGCGCGATGTCGCCACAGATCACGATCCTGAGCCCCGCGATCCGCCCGAAGCGGCGGCGGATCGCCAGCGCATCGAGCAGGGCCTGGGTCGGATGCTCGCCGCGCCCGTCGCCGGCGTTGATGACCGGGCAATCCATCACCGCCGCCACGTCGCGCGCGGCGCCGACCGCCTCGTGGCGGATGACGAGGATGTCCGGGCGCATCGCGTTCAGCGTCAGCGCGGTGTCGATCAGGCTTTCGCCCTTGCGCACGCTGGAGGCGGCGGGATGGAAGCCGGACACCTGCGCGCCGAGGCGCTTCCCCGCGATCTCGAACGAGAACATCGTGCGGGTGCTGTTCTCGAAGAAGGCGTTGATCTGGGTGAGGCCTTCCAGCCGCCGGTCCGCCTTGCGGGCGCCGCGGTTGAAATCGGCCCAGGCCTCGGCCTCGTCGAGAATGAGGGCGAGATCGGCGGCGGACAGCCCCTCGATGCCGAGGAGGTGCCGGTGAGGGAAGCGCGCGGAGGACATTGAAGCGGCGCTGTAGCGAGTGGGCCGGTGAGGCTCAAGCATTGCCATCCCTTTCCCCGTTCGGGCTGAGCCTGTCGAAGCCCTATGCTTCCCTTCCAGCGGTGGAGAAGAAAGGACAGTCCTTCGACAGGCTCAGGACGAACGGAATGGGGATGATCAACGGCGCAAATGCTGGTCCAGGAAGCGCAGATAGGCCTCCTGCGCGTCGATGCGGTTCTGCTTGCGCAGGAAGCCGTGGCCCTCGTCGGGGAAGAGGACATATTCGACCGGCACATTGTTGGCGCGCACGGCGGCGACCAGCTCGTCGCTCTCGACCTGGAGCACGCGCGGATCGTTGGCGCCCTGCACGACCAGCATCGGCCGGCGGATATTGGCGGCGTGGAAGAGCGGGGAGATCGCCCGGTGGCGTTCCGCGTCCACCGCCGGATCGCCCATCTCGTCGAACAAGGCGGTGCGCTGCGCCCCCCACCATGCGGGAATCGATTCCAGCGTGCGGACCCAGTTGGTGACGCCGAAGATGTTGACGCCGGCGTCGAACACCTCCGGGTGGAAGGCCAATGCGGCGGCCGTCATATAGCCGCCATAGGAGCCGCCCATCACGGCGACGCGGTCCGAAATCCAGTCCTGCCCGGCCAGCCAGTCGCGCGAGGCGACGACGTCCCTGAGATCGACATCGCCGTGGCGGCGATCGTCCAGGTGGAAGAAGGTCTTGCCGTAGCCGGACGAGCCGCGATTGTTGATCGCGTAGACGGCATAGCCGTGATTGACGAGATGCTGGACCATCGCGCTGTAGCCGCGCCGGCTCTGTCCGCCCGGCCCGCCATGGACCAGCACGATCGCCGGCACCGGATTGGCCGCGCTTGCCCCGTGCGGGCGATAGAGGATGCCGGGAATCTCCAGCCCGTCATAGGAGGGGAAGCGCGCCACGGTGGCGGTGACGAGATTGGCCTCGTCGATCGCCGGATTGAGCGCGGTGGTGAGGCGGCGGGCCTGGCCGTTCGAAAGATCGGCGACGAAGATGTCGGAGGGAGAAGTGTCCGACGCGACGGTGAAGGCGATCATCGTCTCGTCGCGGTTGAAGCGCACGCCGCCCAGGTCGCCCTCGGGCACGCCGGTGAGGCGCAGGGGCTGGTTGGAACG
Encoded proteins:
- a CDS encoding ParA family protein — translated: MRVLALSSQKGGSGKTTLSGHLAVQAQRAGYGPVCLIDIDPQGSLADWWNEREDDMPAFAQTTVARLGADLEVLRQQGFRLAVVDTPPAITMAIQSVIQVAELVVIPTRPSPHDLRAVGATVDLCERAGKPLIFVVNAATPKAKITFEAAIALSQHGTVAPVTLHHRTDFAASMIDGRTVMEVDPNGKSAREVVELWDYVADRLEKNFRRTVFSAPGGPVPHPAAQRPAPGFGRRVMGQ
- the serB gene encoding phosphoserine phosphatase SerB produces the protein MFIATLIAKERLMRGDISAAQDAVGEVRGFAWLDEGQAGDLAFGGDPGAARRALEGLIGGVDVIVQPAARRRKRLIVADMDSTMITVECIDELADYAGLKAEVAEVTERAMRGELDFAAALDARVALLKGMDAAVIDRCRTERVRLMPGARTLVRTMKANGAHALLVSGGFTRFAGPVAEEIGFDEAIANVLEIDGDRLAGTVTRPIVGAAAKREALIGTAVRLGLAPEESLAVGDGANDIPMIEAAGLGVAYRAKPVVAAAADARIEANDLTALLYTQGYARKDWVEG
- a CDS encoding SPOR domain-containing protein, with amino-acid sequence MSRIAFKIAASTMIVSLTMTSGTALSGQIRGRPASAPADREAARAHEQGARALRENRLEDAREALERAVAAAPRDAGYRLLLADIYLKAGRFDSARATYADVLELDPSNRRAGMSFALTQIALGRPAAAVAQLDHLGGIASDADRGLAYALAGHPERGLALLEPLARSQMATPRARQNLALAHALAGDWRRARAIAAQDISPADVEARMTQWAALARPDAGMTRIAGLLGVTPVASDPGQPVRLALSRLAPAPVQVAEAAPVVAPLVNPGAAPRQVIALAPAAPAYPQAPAPAASGDSDWGLPAEAPVRVAEAPSYYLPVPQPEPEAPSAREVRQALAVQTLNRPSPAVVPAAAVSLPPAPRFNRAAPRVAQVRAGDSRYVVQLGAFSNEANAERAWVETQGRHGLTPYAPLTVTIDHQGRTLHRVAVAGFASEADARRLCGSIQAQGGECFVRENAGDAAIRWAARYASETTRNA
- a CDS encoding SEL1-like repeat protein; its protein translation is MALAAPLAAQQGLVGPSVEAGFTAWQAGDYDTAVRNWRPLADRGDADAQFNLGHAYRLGRGVPQNLTLAEQWYERAARSGHMEAQAMYGVILFQNGRRTEAMPFIQRGAEAGDPRAQYVYGTALFNGDLAPRDWVRAYAMMSRAAAQGLAPAVTQLVEMERHIASEDVARGREMAEAMARQASPPAVALAEAVPPPPARQPSVAPTALPPSAAANPPEPAPPAPRPGAPVARPPAPGATLASAGGRWRIQLGAFASEANARAAWSGIVGRLPGLQPQIVRAGAVFRLQAGPLADRAAATRACAAARQACFPVAP
- a CDS encoding S9 family peptidase; its protein translation is MRLRIAAAMLATTVLTLGAFNMTAEAHAAHAAQGATAERPAPVRYTAQQFFETTSYGMAAADGIAFSRDGRHLLINTDRTGVFNAYALPVAGGDPVPITSSSGNATFAMSYFPNDERVLFTADQGGNELNHVYVRLPDGTERDLTPGENLKASFMGWSGDGRTFYISSNERDPRAFDIYAYDAQTYERRMIFQNSGEFFPSDVSRDGRFVALGKANSSADSDVYLYEVGGEAAPRHITPHQGNISHGVYGFTPDSTALVYGTNETSEFSQAVRYDLASGARRPMIAADWDVMFVSYSPSGRYRVHGVNADGSSALTITDTRSNQPLRLTGVPEGDLGGVRFNRDETMIAFTVASDTSPSDIFVADLSNGQARRLTTALNPAIDEANLVTATVARFPSYDGLEIPGILYRPHGASAANPVPAIVLVHGGPGGQSRRGYSAMVQHLVNHGYAVYAINNRGSSGYGKTFFHLDDRRHGDVDLRDVVASRDWLAGQDWISDRVAVMGGSYGGYMTAAALAFHPEVFDAGVNIFGVTNWVRTLESIPAWWGAQRTALFDEMGDPAVDAERHRAISPLFHAANIRRPMLVVQGANDPRVLQVESDELVAAVRANNVPVEYVLFPDEGHGFLRKQNRIDAQEAYLRFLDQHLRR
- a CDS encoding aspartate carbamoyltransferase catalytic subunit, producing MAMLEPHRPTRYSAASMSSARFPHRHLLGIEGLSAADLALILDEAEAWADFNRGARKADRRLEGLTQINAFFENSTRTMFSFEIAGKRLGAQVSGFHPAASSVRKGESLIDTALTLNAMRPDILVIRHEAVGAARDVAAVMDCPVINAGDGRGEHPTQALLDALAIRRRFGRIAGLRIVICGDIAHSRVAGSNLRALPLLGAEVTVAGPAALLPATLPPGIAATTDFDAALEGADVVMMLRIQRERLEEGLADALGDYHARYGLTRARLARAAPHAVVMHPGPMNRGVEIDGEVADDPERSLILAQVELGVAIRMACLDLLTRERRG